The following are encoded in a window of Mycobacterium decipiens genomic DNA:
- the fabD gene encoding ACP S-malonyltransferase, with protein MLTVMFAGQGSQEKGMGVDVFGRYPGLVQFASDVLGYDLISLCTEDRNELLARTEYTQPALYVVNALSSFERIHREDPPADFYMGHSLGEYNALLAAGVFDFEMGLRLVAKRGELMAAASDGGMTAVMNVPPNELLEIFADEGVDGVDIAGFNTRSQVVIAATRPVLTLAHACLKDREIRFVPLKVSAPFHSRYMKPAQLRFAEFLTQFSFAEPTIPVISNVTGRPYEPGQLPHLLAEQLVMPVRWTESVGSLLDSDNEMEFIEIGGLVLTQMVYKIKAGV; from the coding sequence GTGCTGACGGTCATGTTTGCGGGTCAGGGAAGTCAAGAAAAGGGTATGGGAGTCGACGTTTTCGGGCGCTATCCGGGGCTTGTGCAGTTCGCGTCGGACGTGCTGGGCTACGATCTGATTTCTTTGTGCACCGAAGACCGAAATGAATTGTTGGCCCGCACCGAATACACGCAGCCAGCACTCTATGTCGTCAACGCACTGAGCAGTTTCGAGCGGATTCATCGTGAGGACCCGCCAGCGGATTTCTATATGGGGCATAGCCTGGGCGAGTATAATGCTCTACTTGCGGCGGGTGTCTTCGATTTTGAAATGGGACTGCGACTGGTCGCCAAGCGTGGTGAATTAATGGCGGCGGCTTCCGACGGAGGCATGACCGCCGTGATGAATGTACCGCCGAACGAATTGCTGGAAATCTTCGCCGACGAAGGTGTCGACGGCGTCGATATTGCCGGTTTCAACACCCGCTCACAAGTCGTTATCGCGGCCACACGGCCCGTACTGACCTTGGCGCACGCCTGCCTGAAGGACAGGGAAATCCGTTTCGTGCCACTCAAAGTGAGTGCGCCGTTTCACTCTCGATACATGAAACCGGCTCAGCTGCGGTTCGCTGAATTCCTGACCCAGTTCAGTTTCGCCGAACCCACGATACCGGTCATTTCGAATGTTACCGGTCGGCCTTATGAGCCGGGGCAGCTGCCCCACCTGCTCGCCGAACAGCTGGTGATGCCGGTGCGCTGGACCGAGAGTGTCGGTTCCCTGCTCGATAGCGACAACGAAATGGAATTTATCGAAATCGGCGGTTTAGTCCTCACGCAAATGGTATATAAGATCAAGGCTGGAGTGTGA
- a CDS encoding phosphopantetheine-binding protein, translated as MARSTSPIQRYLEDRFLFEFDDEITGDTDLFKVGVIDSFGYIKLMKFLESEYAIKIDMEDVLKNVLVSLTAIEEFVDRKIAA; from the coding sequence ATGGCACGGAGTACGAGTCCGATTCAGCGGTACCTCGAAGACCGCTTTCTCTTCGAGTTCGATGACGAGATCACCGGGGATACCGACCTATTCAAGGTAGGCGTTATCGACTCCTTCGGTTATATCAAGTTGATGAAGTTTCTGGAATCGGAATACGCCATCAAAATTGATATGGAGGACGTTCTCAAGAACGTCCTGGTATCGCTAACCGCGATCGAAGAATTTGTCGACAGAAAGATCGCCGCGTAA
- the asnB gene encoding asparagine synthase (glutamine-hydrolyzing) encodes MCGLAGFISSSLDPGATAGVLTSMLSNISHRGPDEAGYYLDDGIAMGTVRLAIVDLADGAQPMSDPSQRYWICFNGEIYNHIELRAELERLGRPFCTNHSDTEVVLQAWIQWGTDCFARFNGAFAVAIRDAVTGDLVLARDRYGKRPLFYADGGGDFLFASEMKAFRAFPGFRFELDPRELATIYATWTPLPDRTPFRGIRQVPMGCVLTLRTGGRSLRAYAELTFDVPGFEGTESEAIDFVRETLRTSVKMRLRADVEVGVYLSGGLDSSVVSWLATQLCTHQVRTFSVAFQDKAFDESESQQLVAKHLRTLHSTVPITSSDITDNFPAAVYHAEVPAFRTSFVPMFLLSRHVRDAGVKTILSGEGSDEAFLGYSLFRDTMLRDRWNDLSDDERRTTIATLHPELEHFGPAHQAHLYSFYQQFSTERLPGLFSHEIRYQNGQFATRLLAERRDPFADLLDLVDRTGGYADMSAVHKAQWLEYKTLLSGFLLSTQGERVALAHGVENRCPFLDPAVVRAAVSVNLRYDDGHIEKAILKKAFRAELPEWTTTRPKQPYRSPGSVAFIDTRPDYLELLLSDRELAKIGCVDRKFARRLVDKIMSSPVEEISTKEDQTFIYLLTTAVLNQQFVLGDEIDAGRPSGAALNLRVRVDNRCAMQLVGES; translated from the coding sequence ATGTGTGGATTGGCTGGCTTCATCTCGTCCTCACTGGACCCCGGTGCCACCGCCGGGGTACTCACCTCAATGCTGTCGAACATTAGTCATCGCGGACCGGACGAGGCCGGCTATTACCTGGACGACGGCATCGCGATGGGAACGGTACGACTGGCCATCGTCGATCTCGCCGACGGCGCACAGCCCATGTCTGATCCGTCGCAGCGGTACTGGATCTGCTTCAACGGCGAGATCTACAATCACATCGAACTGCGCGCGGAGCTGGAACGGCTCGGACGTCCGTTCTGTACTAACCATTCCGACACGGAAGTGGTGCTCCAAGCGTGGATCCAGTGGGGGACAGACTGTTTCGCGCGCTTCAATGGCGCTTTTGCGGTTGCCATCAGGGATGCGGTGACCGGCGATCTCGTCCTGGCCCGAGACCGCTACGGCAAGCGTCCGCTGTTTTACGCCGACGGCGGGGGTGACTTCCTATTCGCCTCCGAGATGAAGGCGTTTCGTGCCTTTCCCGGCTTTCGTTTCGAGTTGGACCCCAGGGAGCTGGCCACCATCTACGCCACATGGACGCCGCTGCCCGACCGTACCCCGTTTCGGGGCATCCGCCAGGTGCCGATGGGCTGCGTGCTGACGCTGCGCACAGGCGGTCGCTCATTACGCGCCTACGCCGAGCTCACCTTCGACGTGCCGGGTTTCGAGGGTACCGAGTCCGAAGCGATCGATTTCGTCCGGGAAACTCTACGCACCAGTGTGAAAATGCGCCTGCGTGCCGACGTCGAGGTCGGAGTGTATCTCAGTGGCGGGCTGGATTCGTCGGTGGTGAGTTGGCTGGCCACCCAGCTCTGTACACATCAGGTTCGCACGTTCTCGGTAGCATTCCAGGACAAGGCCTTTGACGAGTCTGAAAGCCAGCAGCTGGTCGCGAAGCACCTGCGTACTCTGCATTCCACCGTCCCGATCACCAGCTCGGACATCACCGACAACTTCCCGGCCGCCGTCTATCACGCCGAAGTTCCCGCGTTCCGCACCTCCTTCGTGCCAATGTTCCTGCTGTCCAGGCATGTTCGCGATGCCGGCGTCAAGACGATCCTTAGCGGCGAAGGCTCCGACGAGGCGTTCCTGGGCTATTCGCTATTCCGCGATACCATGCTGCGCGATCGGTGGAACGATCTCTCCGACGATGAGCGCCGCACCACAATTGCCACCCTGCACCCGGAGTTGGAGCACTTCGGGCCCGCGCACCAGGCGCACCTGTACAGCTTTTATCAGCAGTTCTCCACCGAGCGGCTGCCGGGTCTGTTCTCACATGAAATACGCTACCAAAACGGACAATTCGCGACTCGCCTGTTGGCCGAGCGTCGGGACCCATTCGCCGATCTGCTCGATCTCGTCGACCGTACTGGCGGCTATGCCGATATGTCCGCGGTGCACAAGGCCCAGTGGCTGGAGTACAAGACGCTGCTGTCCGGGTTCCTATTGTCCACGCAGGGTGAGCGGGTTGCGCTGGCGCACGGTGTCGAGAACCGCTGCCCGTTCCTCGACCCTGCCGTGGTGCGTGCCGCGGTATCGGTGAATCTGCGCTACGACGACGGCCACATCGAGAAGGCCATCCTGAAGAAGGCGTTTCGCGCCGAGCTCCCGGAGTGGACTACCACCCGCCCTAAGCAGCCCTACCGCTCGCCGGGCAGCGTCGCGTTCATCGACACCCGCCCGGACTACCTGGAACTGCTGTTGTCCGACCGCGAGTTGGCCAAAATCGGTTGTGTAGACCGGAAGTTCGCCCGTCGCTTGGTCGACAAGATTATGTCGTCGCCGGTCGAGGAGATCAGTACCAAAGAGGACCAGACCTTCATCTACCTGTTGACCACCGCCGTGCTCAACCAGCAGTTTGTCCTGGGAGACGAGATCGACGCGGGTAGGCCGTCGGGCGCCGCGCTGAACTTGCGCGTGAGGGTGGACAACCGTTGCGCAATGCAGCTTGTGGGGGAAAGCTAA